A window of the Patescibacteria group bacterium genome harbors these coding sequences:
- the deoC gene encoding deoxyribose-phosphate aldolase — translation MKINKIIDQTNIRKTASSRDIRKTCQEARKYDFRGVCVRPKWVKLVKKELAGTEIKTICLIDPPIGHSPSSLRLAIAKKAKKDGADELDVVVSLVDVKNERWKKIFNDLKKICRILPTKVIIGSGYLTDQEIETVCQIAKKAGAFCVKTATEKDPLGPHEIEEKIRHLKIMKKSAPGLLIKASGYIQTLKDLKKVIQAGADIIGTSFGVEIIKEIRK, via the coding sequence ATGAAAATCAATAAAATTATTGATCAAACAAATATTAGAAAAACAGCTTCTTCTAGAGACATTAGAAAAACCTGTCAGGAAGCAAGAAAATATGACTTTCGAGGCGTCTGTGTTAGGCCAAAATGGGTAAAATTAGTGAAAAAAGAATTAGCCGGCACCGAAATTAAAACAATTTGTCTAATTGATCCGCCAATTGGTCATAGTCCATCTTCTTTAAGATTGGCAATAGCCAAAAAAGCGAAAAAAGATGGCGCTGATGAATTAGACGTTGTTGTTTCTTTAGTTGATGTGAAAAACGAAAGATGGAAGAAAATTTTTAATGATTTAAAAAAAATCTGTCGGATTTTACCTACCAAAGTAATCATCGGCTCAGGTTATTTAACTGATCAAGAAATTGAAACTGTCTGTCAAATTGCTAAAAAGGCAGGCGCTTTCTGTGTTAAAACTGCTACTGAAAAAGACCCTCTCGGCCCTCATGAGATAGAAGAAAAAATTCGGCATTTAAAAATTATGAAAAAATCAGCGCCAGGATTACTAATCAAAGCATCAGGCTATATTCAAACTTTAAAAGATTTGAAAAAAGTAATACAGGCCGGAGCTGATATTATTGGCACGAGCTTTGGGGTAGAAATTATTAAAGAAATAAGAAAATGA
- a CDS encoding YCF48-related protein: MKKNFLFVIILFSLLLLSGQGCVRVQKGGLAPGDGGLWISKDKGETWQQKVAMPTLSGLKQLNDLNITLLVFDPQDSQTIYLGGENAGLYFSYDNGESWQEVTKLPKVTINALAVDPKAKNIVYAAIGHRIFKTTDCCRSWKEIYLDVPRVTINALAIDSENSKKILVGLADGRLIKSEDGGVNWKLLNDFKNGIKQILFNNKDPRIIYLGTLTNGLFRSDDGGNSWQKVEGLENFPGSQNYKYGLFNQTKKDALFILTEAGFFRSDEEGKNWQGYQLLTKPGQAKIYSFAINPKNPDEIYYATENTFYKSNNGGRTWITKNLPTKRLPLYLSLNPENPNILYLATYKPAEK, encoded by the coding sequence ATGAAGAAAAATTTTCTTTTCGTAATAATTCTTTTCTCCCTCCTTCTTTTAAGTGGCCAAGGTTGTGTACGAGTTCAGAAAGGGGGCCTTGCACCAGGCGATGGCGGTCTCTGGATTTCCAAGGATAAAGGCGAAACTTGGCAACAAAAAGTCGCCATGCCAACCTTAAGCGGTCTTAAACAGTTAAATGATTTAAACATCACCCTTCTTGTCTTTGATCCTCAAGATAGTCAAACCATCTATTTAGGTGGTGAAAATGCCGGCCTCTATTTTTCTTATGATAATGGCGAATCTTGGCAAGAGGTTACTAAACTACCAAAAGTAACGATTAACGCTTTAGCCGTTGATCCGAAAGCAAAAAATATTGTTTATGCTGCTATAGGTCATCGAATTTTTAAAACAACCGATTGCTGTCGTAGTTGGAAGGAAATTTATCTTGACGTACCTCGGGTGACAATTAATGCTTTAGCCATTGATTCAGAAAATAGCAAAAAAATTTTAGTAGGTTTAGCCGATGGTCGATTGATAAAAAGTGAAGATGGTGGAGTTAACTGGAAACTTCTCAATGATTTTAAAAATGGTATTAAACAAATTTTGTTTAATAACAAAGATCCGAGAATTATTTACCTGGGTACTCTCACGAACGGACTTTTTAGAAGTGACGATGGGGGTAATAGTTGGCAAAAAGTCGAAGGGTTAGAAAATTTTCCAGGCAGTCAAAATTATAAATATGGACTTTTTAATCAAACAAAAAAAGATGCTTTGTTTATTTTAACTGAGGCTGGCTTTTTCCGTTCCGATGAAGAAGGAAAAAACTGGCAAGGTTATCAGCTATTAACTAAACCCGGTCAGGCGAAAATTTATTCTTTCGCCATTAACCCCAAAAATCCGGATGAAATTTATTATGCGACCGAAAATACTTTTTATAAATCAAATAATGGCGGTCGCACCTGGATAACCAAAAATTTACCGACAAAAAGACTGCCCCTTTATTTGTCTTTAAATCCAGAAAATCCTAACATCCTCTATTTGGCTACTTATAAACCAGCAGAAAAATAA
- a CDS encoding NTPase yields MNWQKIIEEEVKKSKITYFYFKKKKYPYLILPFDARMPYRFQKAVVDGFSQVLKNELKKANTILAVEAKGFFPAGWLALKKKKDLVVIRKRDYKIKNQIKNIFVTGLPGCGKTTLIKEVIRKLERRVGGFFTSEIRKNGQRVGFEIFSLDGQKGILAHQDFQSPFKVSKYKVNLKNLEEIAVKSIEEGIKDRKLIVIDEIGKMELFSEKFRKAVSEALESTNFILGTITLTRNEFTDQIRRREDTKIFYLTKNNRQEIKEKILNLLKT; encoded by the coding sequence ATGAATTGGCAGAAAATAATAGAAGAAGAAGTTAAAAAATCTAAAATTACTTATTTTTATTTTAAAAAGAAAAAATATCCTTATTTAATTTTACCTTTTGATGCGAGGATGCCTTATAGATTTCAGAAAGCAGTCGTTGATGGATTTTCTCAAGTCTTAAAAAACGAGTTGAAAAAAGCAAATACTATCTTAGCCGTTGAGGCAAAAGGATTTTTTCCTGCTGGTTGGTTAGCCTTAAAAAAGAAGAAAGATTTAGTTGTCATTAGAAAAAGGGATTACAAGATTAAAAATCAGATAAAAAATATTTTTGTCACTGGTTTACCAGGCTGCGGAAAAACTACTTTAATCAAAGAAGTAATCAGAAAATTAGAAAGAAGGGTTGGTGGCTTTTTTACTTCAGAGATAAGAAAAAATGGTCAAAGAGTTGGTTTTGAAATTTTCAGTTTAGATGGTCAAAAAGGAATTTTAGCCCATCAAGATTTTCAGAGTCCTTTTAAAGTTTCGAAATATAAAGTTAATCTAAAAAATTTAGAAGAAATTGCTGTAAAATCTATTGAAGAAGGGATAAAAGACAGAAAATTGATTGTTATTGATGAAATTGGAAAAATGGAACTTTTTTCTGAAAAATTTAGAAAAGCAGTTTCAGAGGCCCTGGAAAGCACAAATTTCATTCTTGGCACTATTACCTTAACGAGAAATGAGTTTACTGATCAGATTAGAAGACGTGAAGATACAAAAATTTTTTAT
- the rseP gene encoding RIP metalloprotease RseP — translation MLTIAVVLISLSLIVFFHEFGHFIFSKLNRIKVEEFGFGYPPRIIGLVKLKNNHWKIFWGKKIPSEDLASTIYSFNWIPFGGFNKIKGEEGEADNEPDSFFAKPWWQRFFAISGGVIMNLVLAILLFSVGFNLGLPSIASQKDLGTHVRVKEVGIQIIALQKSSPAEKAGLVLGDFILKIDGKAFDQIEEIQNYIRAKTNQEIILTIKRGNKEKEVKIVPQLASEVFPPELLKNQNLKGGVIGITLAKVNFVSYPIPLAIWQAIKTTAIYVGRIIYGLYLTLRELIVRQKMIGEVMGVVGIGTFIGEVYQIGFVYLLQFLAVISVAVAVFQLIPFPALDGGRLLFLFIELLRGKPVSRKVEAIIHNLGFTFLLLLMAFVTYKDLMRLGEKIFK, via the coding sequence ATGTTGACAATCGCAGTTGTTCTTATTTCTTTAAGTCTGATTGTTTTTTTTCACGAATTTGGTCATTTTATTTTTTCTAAATTAAATCGAATAAAAGTAGAAGAATTTGGCTTCGGTTATCCGCCGCGAATCATCGGTTTGGTTAAATTAAAAAATAATCATTGGAAAATTTTTTGGGGCAAGAAAATACCATCAGAAGATTTGGCTTCAACGATTTATTCTTTTAACTGGATTCCTTTTGGTGGTTTTAATAAAATAAAAGGCGAAGAAGGGGAAGCAGACAATGAACCGGATAGTTTTTTTGCCAAACCATGGTGGCAGAGATTTTTTGCTATCAGCGGTGGCGTGATAATGAATCTCGTTTTGGCTATTCTTCTTTTCTCAGTTGGCTTTAATCTTGGCCTACCATCGATTGCTAGTCAAAAAGATCTTGGCACACATGTCCGAGTCAAAGAAGTTGGCATTCAAATTATCGCCCTTCAAAAATCTTCGCCAGCCGAAAAAGCGGGTTTGGTTTTAGGTGATTTTATCCTCAAAATTGATGGCAAGGCTTTTGACCAAATAGAAGAGATTCAAAACTATATTCGGGCTAAAACGAATCAAGAAATTATTTTAACAATTAAAAGAGGAAATAAAGAGAAAGAGGTAAAAATTGTTCCTCAATTAGCCAGTGAAGTTTTTCCGCCCGAATTATTAAAAAATCAAAATCTCAAGGGCGGGGTGATTGGAATTACTCTAGCGAAGGTCAATTTCGTTTCTTATCCAATACCGTTGGCTATTTGGCAAGCAATAAAGACAACAGCCATTTATGTTGGCAGAATTATTTATGGTCTCTATCTAACGTTGAGAGAATTGATTGTCCGACAAAAGATGATTGGTGAAGTTATGGGAGTGGTCGGTATTGGTACTTTTATTGGCGAAGTCTATCAAATTGGTTTTGTTTATCTTCTTCAATTTTTAGCCGTGATATCTGTTGCCGTAGCTGTTTTTCAATTAATTCCTTTTCCAGCTCTGGACGGAGGGCGTCTTCTTTTTCTTTTTATTGAATTATTAAGAGGTAAACCAGTCAGTCGCAAAGTTGAAGCAATAATCCATAATCTTGGTTTTACTTTTTTACTTCTTCTTATGGCTTTTGTTACCTATAAAGATTTAATGAGATTAGGCGAGAAAATTTTTAAATAA
- a CDS encoding amidohydrolase, which translates to MSLLIKQVILNERKCDLYIEEGRIRKIGQNLNLKANEKIDGRGKKAVMPGLINSHTHAAMTLFRGYADDLPLETWLKKKIWPIEKKMSYDDIYWGTKLACLEMIKGGTTCFNDMYWFEEATFEAVEEMGLRAVIGLVIVDFIPEAKKRVEKTFEKLKNRSSDRIKLSIAPHAIYTVSKENLIWAKKFASQNNLLLHLHLSETEKEVQECQRRYKMRPVEFLDKIGLLDENLIAVHTLWLDDREVEILAKKRVKIVHCPTSNMKLASGILPYRKLKRRKINITLGTDGPASNNSLDMFFEMKIASLLHKIKEMDPSITKAKEIFAMATKNGAKTLKIETGEIKEGKLADLVLIDLEKAPLIPRHHLISNLVYSASSDCVSDLICHGKILMRERRVEKENEIIKNSQKIAGRLIKKYENQ; encoded by the coding sequence ATGAGCCTCTTGATCAAACAAGTTATCTTAAACGAAAGAAAATGTGATCTTTATATCGAGGAAGGGAGAATTAGGAAAATTGGTCAAAATTTAAACTTGAAAGCGAACGAAAAAATTGATGGGAGGGGTAAAAAAGCAGTTATGCCCGGCTTGATTAACTCTCACACCCACGCTGCCATGACTCTTTTTAGGGGCTACGCTGACGATCTTCCTTTAGAAACTTGGTTAAAGAAAAAAATTTGGCCAATAGAAAAGAAAATGAGTTACGATGATATTTACTGGGGGACAAAACTTGCTTGTTTAGAGATGATTAAAGGTGGAACAACTTGTTTTAATGATATGTATTGGTTTGAAGAGGCTACTTTTGAGGCAGTTGAAGAAATGGGTTTAAGAGCCGTTATTGGTTTGGTAATAGTTGATTTTATTCCGGAAGCAAAAAAAAGGGTTGAAAAAACTTTTGAAAAATTAAAAAACCGATCTTCAGATCGGATTAAGTTAAGTATTGCCCCTCATGCCATTTATACCGTCTCTAAAGAAAATCTAATTTGGGCAAAGAAATTTGCTTCTCAAAATAATCTTCTTTTACACCTTCATCTTTCTGAGACAGAAAAAGAGGTTCAAGAATGTCAAAGAAGATATAAGATGAGACCGGTTGAATTTTTAGATAAAATTGGTTTGTTAGATGAAAATTTGATTGCCGTTCATACCCTTTGGCTTGATGATCGAGAGGTTGAGATTCTAGCAAAGAAAAGAGTAAAAATCGTCCATTGTCCAACTTCGAATATGAAATTAGCTTCTGGAATTTTGCCTTATCGAAAATTAAAGAGAAGGAAAATCAACATTACCCTTGGAACAGATGGGCCAGCTTCTAACAATAGTCTAGATATGTTTTTCGAAATGAAAATTGCTTCACTTCTCCATAAAATTAAAGAAATGGATCCGTCAATTACTAAAGCCAAAGAAATTTTTGCCATGGCAACCAAAAATGGAGCCAAAACTTTAAAAATTGAAACCGGAGAAATAAAAGAAGGAAAATTAGCTGATTTAGTTTTGATTGATTTAGAAAAGGCCCCTCTTATTCCTCGTCATCATCTCATCTCTAATTTAGTTTATTCAGCCAGCAGTGATTGTGTTTCTGATTTAATTTGTCATGGTAAAATATTAATGAGAGAGAGAAGGGTCGAAAAAGAAAATGAAATTATAAAAAATAGTCAAAAAATAGCAGGAAGGCTAATTAAAAAATATGAAAATCAATAA
- a CDS encoding MTAP family purine nucleoside phosphorylase, whose amino-acid sequence MKNKGIIFSWHLKKIEFLKKAKPKNICLPPGRVFYYQVKNFFFIPRHGLRENIPPHQINHQANLLAFKKLGVKFIFSFNSVGSLKKEIKPGYFLIPSDYIDFYPPTFFERNPKFITPTLSEEIREIFIKILKKLKLKFFRQGIYFNSRGPRLETKAEINLIRNFADVVGMTMAKEATLANELNLEYASLCSVDNYAHGIIKKILLEKEIKENQSKTIKKIERIIQEILKEQK is encoded by the coding sequence ATGAAAAATAAAGGTATTATTTTTTCCTGGCATCTCAAAAAAATAGAATTTTTGAAAAAGGCAAAGCCAAAAAATATTTGTCTACCGCCTGGGAGAGTTTTTTATTATCAAGTAAAAAACTTTTTTTTCATTCCTCGACACGGCTTAAGAGAAAACATTCCACCACACCAAATCAATCATCAGGCTAATCTTTTAGCTTTTAAAAAATTAGGCGTAAAATTTATTTTTTCTTTTAATTCGGTTGGTTCATTAAAAAAAGAAATTAAACCAGGCTATTTCTTAATTCCCTCAGACTATATTGATTTTTATCCACCAACCTTTTTCGAAAGAAATCCAAAATTTATCACCCCGACTCTTTCTGAAGAGATAAGAGAAATTTTTATTAAAATTCTCAAAAAATTAAAATTAAAATTTTTCCGACAAGGCATTTATTTCAATAGCAGGGGGCCGCGCTTAGAAACTAAGGCTGAGATTAATTTAATTAGAAATTTTGCTGATGTGGTAGGAATGACGATGGCTAAAGAAGCAACTCTGGCCAACGAGTTGAATTTAGAATACGCCTCTTTATGTTCGGTTGATAATTATGCTCATGGTATTATCAAAAAAATTCTTTTAGAAAAAGAAATTAAAGAAAATCAATCGAAAACGATAAAAAAAATTGAAAGAATTATTCAAGAAATTTTAAAAGAACAAAAATGA
- the frr gene encoding ribosome recycling factor, protein MSTLIDSYQKDFEKIIEFLKREITSLRTSRASSVLVENLIVEAYGTKMPLKQLAGITVPEARTILIEPWDKNNLKNIEKAFQNSGLGLTPIVENNLLRISVPPLNEEKRKELVRLLHQKAESARIAVRGVRDKIREEIFQKERKREIGEDEKYRLFKELDEKIKKINEEIENLIERKEKEIVSI, encoded by the coding sequence ATGTCTACTCTCATTGATTCTTATCAAAAAGATTTCGAAAAGATTATTGAATTTTTAAAAAGGGAGATTACCAGCCTAAGGACAAGTCGAGCCAGTTCGGTTTTAGTTGAAAATCTTATTGTTGAAGCTTATGGTACAAAAATGCCCTTAAAACAATTAGCTGGTATTACAGTGCCAGAAGCCAGGACAATTCTTATTGAACCCTGGGATAAAAATAATTTGAAAAACATTGAAAAAGCATTTCAAAATTCAGGATTGGGTTTGACGCCGATTGTGGAAAATAATTTATTGCGGATTTCTGTCCCTCCTCTTAACGAAGAAAAAAGAAAAGAACTAGTGAGGTTGCTTCATCAAAAAGCCGAGTCAGCCCGGATTGCGGTGAGGGGGGTGAGAGACAAAATTCGCGAAGAAATTTTTCAAAAAGAAAGAAAAAGAGAGATTGGTGAGGACGAAAAATACCGACTTTTTAAGGAATTAGATGAGAAAATAAAGAAAATTAATGAAGAAATTGAAAATTTAATTGAAAGAAAAGAAAAAGAGATAGTTTCAATATAA
- the proS gene encoding proline--tRNA ligase, with amino-acid sequence MRQSKYFLKTLRKIPKEAETVSHQLLVRGCFIEQLTSGVWNFLPLGWRVHQKIEEIIRQEMNAIGGQEVYLPVLQPKEIWQKSDRWEKMDPPLFKLKDRHHKDLALGPTHEEVMTEVAKKFIQSYKDLPLALYQIQVKFRNEMRSTGGLLRTREFVMKDLYSFHATADDLDHYYQKVLQAYLKIYQRCDLTAIALEAATGPIGGSQSHEFLVLSDSGEDKILICDKSHWSSKEEMARNQEKCPKCGGWLSVKKGIEAGHIFKLGTKYSQVFNLNYLDKDGQKKLVEMGCYGIGLGRLMATIVEAHHDEKGIIWPESVAPFQYHLLVLDQKEKKVKDWAEKVYESLIKKGIEVLYDERDVSAGIKFQDADLIGLPYRLVISRKTGQRIEVKKRGIEKKILIDLKKLLLRK; translated from the coding sequence ATGAGGCAGTCAAAATATTTTCTTAAAACTTTAAGAAAAATACCAAAAGAAGCTGAGACAGTTAGTCATCAGCTTTTAGTTCGCGGTTGTTTTATTGAACAATTAACTTCGGGTGTTTGGAATTTTTTACCTTTAGGTTGGCGCGTTCATCAAAAAATCGAAGAGATTATTCGTCAAGAAATGAACGCCATTGGCGGTCAAGAGGTTTATCTGCCAGTTTTACAACCAAAAGAAATTTGGCAAAAAAGCGATCGTTGGGAGAAAATGGATCCACCCCTCTTTAAATTAAAAGATCGGCATCATAAAGATTTGGCTTTAGGGCCGACTCATGAAGAAGTGATGACAGAAGTGGCGAAAAAATTTATTCAATCTTATAAAGATTTGCCTTTGGCGCTTTATCAAATTCAGGTTAAGTTTAGAAACGAAATGCGCTCAACGGGCGGCTTATTACGAACACGAGAATTTGTCATGAAAGATTTATACAGTTTTCATGCCACAGCCGATGACCTGGATCATTATTACCAAAAAGTTCTCCAAGCCTATTTGAAAATTTATCAACGATGTGATTTAACAGCCATTGCCTTAGAAGCGGCGACTGGTCCTATTGGCGGTAGCCAATCGCATGAATTTTTAGTTTTATCAGATTCGGGCGAAGACAAAATTTTAATTTGTGACAAATCTCATTGGTCAAGTAAAGAAGAAATGGCTAGGAATCAAGAAAAATGTCCAAAATGTGGCGGATGGTTATCGGTTAAAAAAGGTATTGAGGCTGGTCATATCTTTAAATTAGGGACTAAATATTCTCAGGTTTTCAATCTTAATTATCTAGACAAAGATGGTCAAAAAAAATTAGTTGAGATGGGTTGTTATGGTATTGGCTTGGGTCGATTAATGGCCACCATCGTTGAAGCCCATCATGATGAAAAAGGTATTATTTGGCCAGAGTCAGTGGCCCCTTTTCAATATCATCTATTAGTCTTAGACCAAAAAGAAAAAAAAGTGAAAGATTGGGCAGAAAAAGTTTATGAAAGTTTAATCAAAAAAGGAATCGAAGTTTTGTATGACGAGCGTGACGTTTCCGCTGGTATTAAGTTTCAAGACGCAGATTTAATTGGTTTGCCCTATCGCTTAGTCATTAGTCGAAAAACCGGTCAGAGAATAGAGGTAAAAAAGCGGGGAATAGAAAAAAAGATTTTGATAGATTTAAAAAAATTATTATTAAGAAAATAA